In the genome of Candidatus Hydrogenedentota bacterium, one region contains:
- a CDS encoding phage tail family protein: protein MVATLGSFTFDPAHTSVQERHNEVGGRRERTIEISGVIVGASTVDAIEARLDALLDAASAEDYSAALSLRPGRRLWVRRESFTRQVESSARVGSFTLMLKAKSPFEEAVELSVYPWNVTDSGDVLHLASAGNVFAMPSIRLAPLGNLINPAVSDGTRTIEYAGTVRDGSVLIFDGANGRVTLDENDVSPYTAGEFPRLEPEGATLTFSDDVTSAHAAFGSVEFRSRWW from the coding sequence ATGGTTGCGACGCTTGGTTCGTTCACGTTCGACCCTGCCCACACGTCGGTCCAGGAACGCCACAACGAAGTCGGCGGCCGGCGCGAGCGCACAATTGAGATCTCCGGAGTCATTGTCGGAGCCTCCACCGTCGATGCCATTGAGGCGCGCCTGGACGCGCTGCTCGACGCAGCAAGCGCGGAAGACTACTCCGCCGCCCTGTCTCTTCGTCCTGGGCGGCGTTTGTGGGTCCGCCGCGAAAGCTTCACGCGCCAGGTCGAATCGAGCGCGCGTGTCGGCTCGTTCACACTGATGCTTAAAGCCAAGTCGCCTTTCGAAGAGGCCGTCGAGCTAAGTGTGTACCCGTGGAACGTTACAGATTCCGGCGACGTGCTCCATCTCGCCTCCGCCGGAAATGTATTCGCAATGCCGTCCATCCGGCTCGCACCGCTGGGAAACCTGATCAACCCCGCTGTATCCGACGGTACTCGCACGATCGAGTATGCGGGTACTGTCCGCGACGGTTCCGTACTGATCTTCGATGGCGCCAACGGGCGGGTTACGCTCGACGAAAACGACGTTTCGCCGTATACCGCCGGCGAGTTCCCGCGGCTTGAACCTGAGGGCGCCACACTGACGTTTTCCGACGATGTCACCAGTGCGCACGCCGCTTTCGGAAGCGTCGAGTTCCGGTCCCGCTGGTGGTAA
- a CDS encoding thermonuclease family protein, translating into MNYRIDIHDTYGRLVASFTDAPLVEAVRTSPDRPDRVSGMLPDEIREVSHGDRIRVFVDGALFCEAPIVAVAPHWSETSKLILDRYVRFPEVIEFTAQQPDDRFIQQAKRAYANCTVAAMVKDLINTVPGSLHYTVAHSAFPEGAEREWQKLCARKSTENELEFGGIASGQWVDFSRIDASGAYAIDGDTIAGLVVDGVPWPDLRLMMIDAEETSRNAHAIKRHPEVAAWTSSQYNASFYKQRAEFAKLTLQGLIDEHGIELIELNPHKNRFGEFDDRVDAYGRYVGLVYGGQRCFNAAMIETGAADVYLYEEGRYHVPEMELKDFYSYAGQHSDSIEPIAETITGFDAGGPVLESIAALAYAAGGCTWFVDTDLTIHFRRQTYPDRVWFYNPVEFGVTLGSDASALANAITIETNPVVSALVKSYPREDSINEYGEQSTYLEYFGISREDDADKLASGLLDDVSYPNPDGTIVFYHGNPEVRVGELVEIRGAPVRRVERKAVHEWGNRFDGRIVGRVREVTHRFCGETVTTRVALTSPLRSVADPLAFIIRSQPSKRALFQFRLDDLAVGLDMGYHLD; encoded by the coding sequence GTGAACTACCGAATAGACATTCATGACACCTATGGACGGCTCGTCGCATCGTTCACCGATGCCCCGCTAGTTGAGGCCGTGCGCACAAGCCCCGACAGACCCGATCGCGTCTCTGGCATGCTTCCCGACGAAATTCGCGAAGTGAGCCACGGGGACCGCATTCGTGTCTTTGTCGATGGCGCACTCTTCTGCGAAGCGCCCATCGTTGCAGTCGCGCCGCATTGGAGCGAGACAAGCAAGCTCATCCTCGACCGTTATGTGCGCTTTCCGGAAGTTATCGAGTTCACGGCGCAACAGCCTGATGATCGATTCATACAGCAAGCGAAACGCGCCTACGCCAATTGCACCGTCGCCGCGATGGTGAAGGACCTTATCAACACGGTTCCCGGCTCGCTCCACTACACCGTTGCCCATAGCGCATTTCCCGAAGGCGCCGAACGTGAGTGGCAGAAACTGTGCGCGCGGAAGAGCACTGAGAATGAACTGGAATTCGGCGGGATTGCATCGGGGCAATGGGTCGATTTCTCACGCATCGACGCATCGGGAGCCTACGCCATCGACGGCGACACCATCGCCGGCCTTGTCGTGGACGGAGTCCCCTGGCCCGATCTGCGACTCATGATGATCGATGCCGAAGAGACTTCCAGGAACGCGCACGCCATCAAGCGGCACCCGGAAGTCGCGGCATGGACCTCGTCGCAATACAACGCGAGTTTCTACAAACAGCGCGCCGAATTCGCCAAGCTGACGCTTCAGGGCCTCATCGACGAGCACGGTATTGAGCTGATTGAACTCAATCCGCACAAGAACCGTTTCGGCGAGTTTGACGATCGAGTCGATGCCTACGGCCGCTATGTCGGCCTGGTTTATGGCGGCCAGCGCTGCTTCAACGCCGCCATGATCGAAACGGGGGCAGCCGACGTTTACCTCTACGAAGAAGGCCGGTATCACGTTCCCGAAATGGAACTGAAAGACTTCTACTCGTACGCGGGCCAACACTCCGACTCCATCGAGCCCATAGCGGAGACGATTACCGGATTCGACGCCGGCGGCCCTGTGTTGGAGTCCATCGCGGCGCTTGCCTATGCCGCGGGCGGCTGCACCTGGTTCGTCGACACCGATCTCACGATCCATTTCCGAAGACAAACGTACCCGGACCGCGTCTGGTTCTACAATCCCGTCGAGTTTGGCGTCACGCTCGGCTCGGACGCCTCCGCGCTTGCCAACGCGATCACCATCGAGACCAACCCGGTGGTTTCGGCCCTCGTCAAGTCGTATCCGCGCGAAGACAGCATCAATGAGTACGGCGAACAATCAACGTACCTTGAGTACTTCGGAATCTCGCGCGAGGACGACGCGGATAAGCTGGCCAGTGGCTTGCTCGATGATGTCTCTTACCCCAATCCGGACGGAACCATCGTCTTCTACCACGGCAACCCCGAAGTCCGCGTCGGCGAGCTTGTCGAAATCCGCGGCGCGCCGGTCCGCCGTGTCGAGCGCAAAGCCGTGCATGAGTGGGGAAACCGGTTTGACGGCCGCATTGTGGGGCGTGTCCGCGAAGTCACACACCGGTTCTGCGGCGAAACCGTCACGACGCGCGTGGCTCTCACATCGCCGCTGCGAAGCGTGGCCGATCCGCTCGCCTTCATCATCCGCAGCCAACCCAGCAAGCGCGCCCTGTTTCAGTTCCGTCTCGATGATCTGGCCGTTGGCCTCGACATGGGCTACCACCTCGACTGA